The genomic window AGAAAGCAAACTGTGAACCAAATTCTACGGTCTTTTCTGCTTCAAACTGATCGATGTATGCAGCGATACTGGAAACATCACCGGCGGCCTGACGCGACTCCTTACCACTAAGCATGGTCAGGACCATTTCACGCTCTTTTTCGAATGCTTTCGGCGTGGTGTAAGCAGCTTCACCATTTCCTGATCTGGAAGTACGGGGAAGCAGCTCCCCGGAGTTGACCATCGCCCGGAGTATTTGTTCTATATCACCAGGTAGAGCCTCGCCTATTGCAAGACCCATTGCCTCACTCATTACGCTGCTGTGCGTAAACACTGCTTCGTCTGCCGCCTTAACTTTATAGGCAAGCCTGACGTCATGGAGAATCGCCGCCAGCTCGCTCGCGGAAAGGTCCTGATGGCTGATGTACTCTCGTGCATACTTCTCTGTAGCTCGCTCAGTGCCGTTAATGTTCGCAATACCAGAAAGTAGGCCTGCATTCGTCAAGGGGTTGCCGGGACTTACCTCTACTCCTTCGCCACGCTCAATATGATTCATATTTGTATCATTGGAGGGTGTAGAAAAATCAGTTTCATTTCCAACCAGATGCTCCGGCGCTACTGAGTGACTATTTTCTTTAGGCCCAGAAACGCCTGTAACCGCTTCAGAAGAGTTTTCGCTGTCAAAAGAAGGTTGAGGGTCATCTAACCTTTTAAACGTCTTAGCATTGTCATAGGAGCGGTTAATAACCTCATCAAGTGATACCCCACTTTCTTTAACTGTTTCTTCCCATGAGGCTTTCAGCTCGTCATATTCCATGTGCGTTTTGGACTCGCGACTATACAACGCCGCTTTCTCCATAGACTTAGCATCAAACAGTCCATACTGCTTAGCCGCCTCAAGAACTTCTTTGCGACGTTTAGAGAACGCATCTAAAAGAGAATGAGGAACGCCTTTTATATCCCAAAGGCCAGTTTCATGATCAATTTCGAGATCGTAGCCTAATTGCTTTACTAATTTGGCTAAATGAGAACGATAAACCAGACCAATTCCAAGCTGATTTTCAAACATTTTTAGGGTTTCAAGGCTTCGCCATTGCCCTGATTCATCCATCACTGCATTCATCACGACATTATGCGAGTGTAACTGCGGATCATGTTTTCTCGATTCAGTATGGACGTAGCTTGCATATACCAGATTATTAACTTTGGTGTATTCAGTATTACCGCCATTTGATATACGCGTTAATGCATATTCTTTCTCTAAAAACTTCATTGTTTCAGCTGTAGCTTTTATGTGCGCATCAACTAAGCGTTTATCGTTACCAGCCAATGCTAACACCGAAACACTTTTTGGGGCTGATAAAGTAAAATCCCAGGCAGGAACATGTGAAATTGTTCCATCACCGCCATTTTTACCCAAATGAATTTCGGGACTTATACGCCCCTCAAGCATCCGAACAAAATCTTCAGATTCGACTGGCCCCTCCAGACCTAAAATTTCAGCGCCAGCACCGCCCCATCGAGACGTAATATCACCGCTATCCTTATCATAATATTGGTCAGGCGAATTATAATACGAAGAAGCCTGAGCAACATTTGTAACTTTAGCAACACTAAGCATTACATGCCTCCTGGATATTCATGCTGGTCAAATGACTTCTCATTATTTCGATTAGTCACGTCATTGTTACTGTTTTTCTCCGTATTTGATTGCTCAGTTGAGAATGAACTTTCATACTCCGCCAGAAAATCGTGAGCAACCTGCGTATCAAATTGAAGGTTAGAGAAATCCCCTTCATCATCCTGATCATCTGCGTCAGACTGTTTCTTATTTGCAGCGTTCATAGCCTGAGCAACTGCATTCATCTGCGTTTTCGACTTTACAGATGACATGGCCTGCGCGACGGGATTCGAAACATCGGCGTTCGACGTCGTCTTACTGCCATCCGGCGGTGCAGAGTTATCAATAACTTCATCCAGGACTTGCTCCTGCGTTTTACCCGCATCAGGGTTTGGCTTACTCCCTTGTTTGAACTTCTGCGGTTCACGCTTCTCTCTGGAGTTTTCTTTGTTAACGATACTGACTACATGTTCAGGGGAAATCTCATTCTCTTTGGACAACTGCGAAAGGAAGGAGGTGTCGTTTAATGCTTCATTTTCAATGATGCCTGGATGCAGCTCCTTCATATAGTCGTAAGGGAACTTGATTTTTGCTACAGGCAAGCCGCGACCTAACTTCAGATAACAGGTGTTATCCGGCAATGCTGTGATCTGGCTTCGCAGGATTAGATTTCCTTCTTTGTCCTGACGATTTATCGATGTTGCATCACGAACATCATTTGCGCCGTAGCTTGTATTTTCCGACGATTTCTCCGTCTCCTGATCACCCAACTGGTCAGCTAACCATGCAGCCCCTTTACTACCATTGATACGAAAAGCGGCTATTGCACCGATACCATCCATCAGGATCTGACTTTTCTTTTCCCCGTAGACAACATCAGTCTGAGCATTGGACTGAAAGCCCAAGATTGGGAAGCCACCAAATTTTCGGCATGTTGACATGAAATCAGGTAGCGAGGGGATCTCCTGAAGAGTACCTGCTTCATCGATGCTCGTACCAATTAAACGGTCTTGAGATGGTTCGAGAGTCAGAATTGCAGACAGGGCAGATTCGATCATCATGGTAATCATCGGCTTGAGAGTATCCTTCATATCGTCACGCACAGTGATGAATACCCAGGCATCAGAATCTTCGTCCTGTGCCCAATTTTTGAAGGAAAATCGTGGGCCGGTAGGGAGAGCAAGGTGTTTAAAATTTCGGGTGTAAGCGGTTATAACAGCCCTTACTGAACCGGCCAATTTGTCGAGATCTAAATTCATGACGTTACGAGCATCGGTCGTAGCAACAACGTTGGCAATCTTGTCGTTTGGCATACGAAGAATGATATTCATCAAGTGCTCGACTGAGGGAACGTCATAGCGCTTTCCGAGTTGTTCCAGCAAAGCCGAAAATAACAAGCGTGGAGCCTCAATCCAGAATGGATCTCCTCCCCCATTGTTGTCTGGTATAGCGGCTTTCGCCATACGGTCATACATTGCCGGGTTTTTCCCTTCAGCCCAGAAATCCCATGAGTGTGATCGGGTATCAAATACGTTCAGAATTACATCTTTTCCCGGACGATAAAAACGCTTAACAAATTCACCTGAAATATCATAAAGCACTGCCTTTCTTTGCTGCGCTCTTAGCTGGCGCAGCAATTCCCTGATAATGGTGGATTTACCTACACCCGGAGAGCCTAAAAGAGCTATGCCAGAGTTTTCCTGATAACGTACAAGAGGTACATTCGCGATAGATATCCGAGAAAGACGACCATCTTCCTTCACTCTATCGTTAGCTGCTTCAATCAGTTCCTTTACAGTGGCAAGTTCAGCACCTCGACGATGCTCATCCTTACTTTCCTGCTTGCCTTTGTTGAGAATAAATCGGAAGAGATACCATGCTGCAATAAGTGCGACAATTGATGAGATAACAAGGCTTATTATCAGGTTGGATATCAGCGCATCCGCATGATTTTGCATTGTCGGTGAGCTAACTATCTGAGCATCCCTAACCATAACTTTACGGCCATCAGGTAGCTCAAGCGTGGTTTTACCTTTCTTAAGACCAATCAGTTCAACTAATGTGTAGGAGTAGCCATACTTTAACCCCATGTACCAGTCAGTCTTATCAGTGATTTGGTAAGTCACGGCGGTGGTGGCAATAACAAACACACATAAGACAATCTTGAAGTACCTCGTCAGAGTTTGGTGCAACATACGGATGAAGTGCATCAATACCTGACCGCCACGGTTTAGGTCCGATACGGTGCTTTTTTCCTGTTTCTGGTCGAGCATAATTAGTCCTCCACGCCTAGCTGTTTCATGATGTTGCTTACGCGCGCATTACTTTTTGAGAAGATAAATTTACTGGCAATCTCTGTTGCAGCATCTTCACTGAGTTCAGGATTTGCACTCATGATGATGAACACCGCCAGGTGAATAATGTTGTAGGAAGAGGACAGTACATGCTTAAGAGACACATCTGCCTTGAAGGTTGACGTTCCAGCATTGGTTAGCTCATTGATGACTATTTTTTTTGCCAGCTCATTTACAGACATACCCCGCCTTGCGGCTTCCTTCTGAAGCGCTAGATCCAGTGCTCCCGATAAGCGGAATTGAATCTGCTGCTTGGTCTTAACGTTTCCCATGTGTAAAGCACCTCCTTTGATGCATATAAATGATACATATTTGTATCATAGAACATTGTATACATCCATTTCCCCAGACGGGCCGGGATATTCCCTGTTATTTCTCGACGTATGTGTATACCTCAGTGTGTATACGCCTCTCAGTCTTTGTGCTTCGCGGCTTTTAAAGGGGTAAATATGAAAATGTATACAGATTCGTACATGATGGGGTATACCCCCTAAAGC from Enterobacter cloacae subsp. cloacae ATCC 13047 includes these protein-coding regions:
- a CDS encoding type IV secretion system DNA-binding domain-containing protein, with the translated sequence MLDQKQEKSTVSDLNRGGQVLMHFIRMLHQTLTRYFKIVLCVFVIATTAVTYQITDKTDWYMGLKYGYSYTLVELIGLKKGKTTLELPDGRKVMVRDAQIVSSPTMQNHADALISNLIISLVISSIVALIAAWYLFRFILNKGKQESKDEHRRGAELATVKELIEAANDRVKEDGRLSRISIANVPLVRYQENSGIALLGSPGVGKSTIIRELLRQLRAQQRKAVLYDISGEFVKRFYRPGKDVILNVFDTRSHSWDFWAEGKNPAMYDRMAKAAIPDNNGGGDPFWIEAPRLLFSALLEQLGKRYDVPSVEHLMNIILRMPNDKIANVVATTDARNVMNLDLDKLAGSVRAVITAYTRNFKHLALPTGPRFSFKNWAQDEDSDAWVFITVRDDMKDTLKPMITMMIESALSAILTLEPSQDRLIGTSIDEAGTLQEIPSLPDFMSTCRKFGGFPILGFQSNAQTDVVYGEKKSQILMDGIGAIAAFRINGSKGAAWLADQLGDQETEKSSENTSYGANDVRDATSINRQDKEGNLILRSQITALPDNTCYLKLGRGLPVAKIKFPYDYMKELHPGIIENEALNDTSFLSQLSKENEISPEHVVSIVNKENSREKREPQKFKQGSKPNPDAGKTQEQVLDEVIDNSAPPDGSKTTSNADVSNPVAQAMSSVKSKTQMNAVAQAMNAANKKQSDADDQDDEGDFSNLQFDTQVAHDFLAEYESSFSTEQSNTEKNSNNDVTNRNNEKSFDQHEYPGGM